The following are encoded together in the Salvia hispanica cultivar TCC Black 2014 chromosome 6, UniMelb_Shisp_WGS_1.0, whole genome shotgun sequence genome:
- the LOC125196042 gene encoding uncharacterized protein LOC125196042 isoform X3: MAKGTRGRRRIASRQCRETPYPLPSHKQKEDTCSKVIKKDWEDATCSVCMECPHNAVLLLCSSHDKGCRPYMCGTSFRYSNCLDQYKKAYAKAAPSDSHSVHDSLDSQVIGPFSAHSADSGDAAELACPLCRGQVKGWTVVEPAREQLNANKRSCMQENCTFVGTFKELRKHVKADHPSAKPRVVDPTLEQKWRRMERDREREDVMSTIRSSMPGAVFFGDYVIEGGGQYESDSDEEEEGSDINAMEQNEGMGVGVNQNLMSMFLFLQAFGSAGNDGSNRRQERGSNTNGALDRGSVRLHRHNTIDELEYSDQDSENDDDIGNENDENGGSSLVGRLRRQSRVVLGRSGRRGRNREVNQGMI, from the coding sequence ATGGCAAAAGGTACAAGAGGTCGACGCCGGATTGCTTCACGGCAGTGCAGGGAAACACCATACCCCCTACCATCGCACAAACAAAAGGAAGACACTTGCTCCAAGGTAATTAAAAAAGACTGGGAAGATGCTACATGCTCAGTGTGCATGGAATGTCCTCACAATGCTGTCCTTCTCTTGTGCTCCTCCCATGACAAAGGGTGTCGTCCTTACATGTGCGGGACAAGTTTTCGTTATTCGAACTGCCTTGACCAATACAAAAAGGCCTATGCAAAAGCAGCACCATCTGACAGCCATTCGGTTCACGATTCACTTGATAGTCAAGTTATTGGTCCATTTTCTGCTCACTCAGCGGACAGTGGCGATGCTGCAGAGCTTGCATGTCCTCTTTGCAGGGGACAGGTGAAGGGTTGGACTGTTGTAGAGCCTGCGCGAGAGCAACTCAATGCCAATAAACGAAGTTGTATGCAGGAAAATTGTACATTTGTGGGGACATTCAAAGAGCTGCGGAAACATGTGAAGGCGGACCACCCTTCTGCAAAGCCAAGAGTAGTGGATCCCACACTAGAACAGAAGTGGAGGAGGATGGAGCGTGAccgagagagagaagatgtgATGAGTACCATAAGATCATCAATGCCAGGAGCAGTGTTTTTTGGTGATTATGTGATAGAAGGAGGAGGTCAATATGAGTCTGATTCAGATGAAGAGGAGGAGGGGTCTGATATTAATGCCATGGAGCAGAATGAGGGCATGGGAGTTGGCGTTAATCAGAATTTGATGTCTATGTTCCTCTTTCTGCAGGCCTTTGGTTCTGCAGGCAATGACGGATCAAATAGACGACAAGAGAGAGGCTCCAACACCAACGGCGCACTTGATAGAGGCTCTGTGAGATTGCATCGCCACAACACAATAGATGAATTAGAGTATTCTGATCAAGATAGTGAAAACGATGATGATATAGGAAACGAAAATGATGAGAACGGTGGTTCGTCTCTGGTTGGACGCCTACGTCGCCAAAGTAGAGTCGTCCTGGGGCGTTCTGGAAGGAGGGGAAGGAATAGAGAGGTGAATCAAGGGATGATATAG
- the LOC125196042 gene encoding uncharacterized protein LOC125196042 isoform X2, with translation MRILVSANNSSTRIQICFVDNEEMAKGTRGRRRIASRQCRETPYPLPSHKQKEDTCSKVIKKDWEDATCSVCMECPHNAVLLLCSSHDKGCRPYMCGTSFRYSNCLDQYKKAYAKAAPSDSHSVHDSLDSQVIGPFSAHSADSGDAAELACPLCRGQVKGWTVVEPAREQLNANKRSCMQENCTFVGTFKELRKHVKADHPSAKPRVVDPTLEQKWRRMERDREREDVMSTIRSSMPGAVFFGDYVIEGGGQYESDSDEEEEGSDINAMEQNEGMGVGVNQNLMSMFLFLQAFGSAGNDGSNRRQERGSNTNGALDRGSVRLHRHNTIDELEYSDQDSENDDDIGNENDENGGSSLVGRLRRQSRVVLGRSGRRGRNREVNQGMI, from the exons ATGCGCATTTTGGTCTCCGCCAATAATTCTTCAACTAGGATCCAGATTTGCTTTGTGGATAACGAG GAAATGGCAAAAGGTACAAGAGGTCGACGCCGGATTGCTTCACGGCAGTGCAGGGAAACACCATACCCCCTACCATCGCACAAACAAAAGGAAGACACTTGCTCCAAGGTAATTAAAAAAGACTGGGAAGATGCTACATGCTCAGTGTGCATGGAATGTCCTCACAATGCTGTCCTTCTCTTGTGCTCCTCCCATGACAAAGGGTGTCGTCCTTACATGTGCGGGACAAGTTTTCGTTATTCGAACTGCCTTGACCAATACAAAAAGGCCTATGCAAAAGCAGCACCATCTGACAGCCATTCGGTTCACGATTCACTTGATAGTCAAGTTATTGGTCCATTTTCTGCTCACTCAGCGGACAGTGGCGATGCTGCAGAGCTTGCATGTCCTCTTTGCAGGGGACAGGTGAAGGGTTGGACTGTTGTAGAGCCTGCGCGAGAGCAACTCAATGCCAATAAACGAAGTTGTATGCAGGAAAATTGTACATTTGTGGGGACATTCAAAGAGCTGCGGAAACATGTGAAGGCGGACCACCCTTCTGCAAAGCCAAGAGTAGTGGATCCCACACTAGAACAGAAGTGGAGGAGGATGGAGCGTGAccgagagagagaagatgtgATGAGTACCATAAGATCATCAATGCCAGGAGCAGTGTTTTTTGGTGATTATGTGATAGAAGGAGGAGGTCAATATGAGTCTGATTCAGATGAAGAGGAGGAGGGGTCTGATATTAATGCCATGGAGCAGAATGAGGGCATGGGAGTTGGCGTTAATCAGAATTTGATGTCTATGTTCCTCTTTCTGCAGGCCTTTGGTTCTGCAGGCAATGACGGATCAAATAGACGACAAGAGAGAGGCTCCAACACCAACGGCGCACTTGATAGAGGCTCTGTGAGATTGCATCGCCACAACACAATAGATGAATTAGAGTATTCTGATCAAGATAGTGAAAACGATGATGATATAGGAAACGAAAATGATGAGAACGGTGGTTCGTCTCTGGTTGGACGCCTACGTCGCCAAAGTAGAGTCGTCCTGGGGCGTTCTGGAAGGAGGGGAAGGAATAGAGAGGTGAATCAAGGGATGATATAG
- the LOC125196042 gene encoding uncharacterized protein LOC125196042 isoform X1, with protein MRILVSANNSSTRIQICFVDNEIPTLAGVVQEMAKGTRGRRRIASRQCRETPYPLPSHKQKEDTCSKVIKKDWEDATCSVCMECPHNAVLLLCSSHDKGCRPYMCGTSFRYSNCLDQYKKAYAKAAPSDSHSVHDSLDSQVIGPFSAHSADSGDAAELACPLCRGQVKGWTVVEPAREQLNANKRSCMQENCTFVGTFKELRKHVKADHPSAKPRVVDPTLEQKWRRMERDREREDVMSTIRSSMPGAVFFGDYVIEGGGQYESDSDEEEEGSDINAMEQNEGMGVGVNQNLMSMFLFLQAFGSAGNDGSNRRQERGSNTNGALDRGSVRLHRHNTIDELEYSDQDSENDDDIGNENDENGGSSLVGRLRRQSRVVLGRSGRRGRNREVNQGMI; from the exons ATGCGCATTTTGGTCTCCGCCAATAATTCTTCAACTAGGATCCAGATTTGCTTTGTGGATAACGAG ATTCCTACGTTGGCGGGTGTTGTTCAGGAAATGGCAAAAGGTACAAGAGGTCGACGCCGGATTGCTTCACGGCAGTGCAGGGAAACACCATACCCCCTACCATCGCACAAACAAAAGGAAGACACTTGCTCCAAGGTAATTAAAAAAGACTGGGAAGATGCTACATGCTCAGTGTGCATGGAATGTCCTCACAATGCTGTCCTTCTCTTGTGCTCCTCCCATGACAAAGGGTGTCGTCCTTACATGTGCGGGACAAGTTTTCGTTATTCGAACTGCCTTGACCAATACAAAAAGGCCTATGCAAAAGCAGCACCATCTGACAGCCATTCGGTTCACGATTCACTTGATAGTCAAGTTATTGGTCCATTTTCTGCTCACTCAGCGGACAGTGGCGATGCTGCAGAGCTTGCATGTCCTCTTTGCAGGGGACAGGTGAAGGGTTGGACTGTTGTAGAGCCTGCGCGAGAGCAACTCAATGCCAATAAACGAAGTTGTATGCAGGAAAATTGTACATTTGTGGGGACATTCAAAGAGCTGCGGAAACATGTGAAGGCGGACCACCCTTCTGCAAAGCCAAGAGTAGTGGATCCCACACTAGAACAGAAGTGGAGGAGGATGGAGCGTGAccgagagagagaagatgtgATGAGTACCATAAGATCATCAATGCCAGGAGCAGTGTTTTTTGGTGATTATGTGATAGAAGGAGGAGGTCAATATGAGTCTGATTCAGATGAAGAGGAGGAGGGGTCTGATATTAATGCCATGGAGCAGAATGAGGGCATGGGAGTTGGCGTTAATCAGAATTTGATGTCTATGTTCCTCTTTCTGCAGGCCTTTGGTTCTGCAGGCAATGACGGATCAAATAGACGACAAGAGAGAGGCTCCAACACCAACGGCGCACTTGATAGAGGCTCTGTGAGATTGCATCGCCACAACACAATAGATGAATTAGAGTATTCTGATCAAGATAGTGAAAACGATGATGATATAGGAAACGAAAATGATGAGAACGGTGGTTCGTCTCTGGTTGGACGCCTACGTCGCCAAAGTAGAGTCGTCCTGGGGCGTTCTGGAAGGAGGGGAAGGAATAGAGAGGTGAATCAAGGGATGATATAG